A single window of Eucalyptus grandis isolate ANBG69807.140 chromosome 1, ASM1654582v1, whole genome shotgun sequence DNA harbors:
- the LOC104449879 gene encoding LOW QUALITY PROTEIN: uncharacterized Rho GTPase-activating protein At5g61530 (The sequence of the model RefSeq protein was modified relative to this genomic sequence to represent the inferred CDS: inserted 1 base in 1 codon) — translation MSSDVSAPWHDRARGFFSSSGGRLKESGKNAGAFVGEVAKDAKGNVTEIAGRVGSAVKSRWVLLQQPSVRHAVQERLIETAASTGSFLRKGITGTKDKVVVGKTKVEEVAKKTAQRSKSIITDMERRQKGFSSTDAFGVPIEITVQRQQSSRPVPNILIKCAEYLISTGVNSQNLFKSEXDKEVIQQLVVKYNEDPDASLPDGTNPLDVAILAKCYLASIPEPLTTFDLYEELKSARTSVQAMRSILERLPSANYMTLEYITALLLRISQNSHHNKMDARSLAIEMAPVLMWQKGRNPEFYREYWNKLSGSPPKNVDPTVAISAWEMLAEEGETEDPAATIEVVQNLIEHHNAIFTDANETNWR, via the exons ATGTCTTCAGATGTGTCAGCTCCGTGGCACGACAGGGCGAGgggcttcttttcttcatcag GTGGGAGACTCAAAGAATCAGGGAAGAATGCCGGAGCATTTGTTGGCGAGGTAGCGAAGGATGCCAAAGGCAATGTTACTGAAATTGCCGGAAGGGTTGGATCAGCAGTGAAAAGCCGATGGGTGCTCCTTCAGCAACCATCAGTGAGACATGCAGTCCAAGAGCGTCTCATAGAAACTGCTGCCTCTACTGGCTCTTTTCTGAGGAAGGGTATCACAGGCACTAAGGATAAAGTTGTAGTTGGCAAGACAAAAGTCGAAGAG GTAGCAAAAAAGACTGCACAGAGAAGTAAATCCATTATTACAGATATGGAAAGACGGCAGAAG GGATTTTCTAGCACGGATG CCTTTGGTGTCCCAATTGAGATAACGGTACAACGGCAGCAATCCAGCAGGCCTGTTCCTAATATTTTGATCAAATGTGCTGAATATCTTATAAGTACAG gggtaaattctcagaatttgtTCAAATCTG GGGATAAGGAGGTTATTCAGCAATTGGTTGTGAAATACAATGAAG ATCCAGATGCCTCACTTCCCGATGGTACAAATCCACTGGATGTGGCAATACTTGCCAAATGCTACCTTGCAAGCATTCCCGAGCCACTGACAACCTTTGATCTCTATGAAGAGTTAAAAAGTGCTCGTACTAGTGTACAAGCAATGAGAAGCATATTAGAGAGACTCCCGAGTGCAAATTACATGACACTAGAATATATAACAGCACTGTTGCTCCGCATCAGCCAGAACTCACATCATAACAAg ATGGATGCTCGGAGCCTTGCGATTGAGATGGCCCCAGTTTTGATGTGGCAGAAGGGGAGGAACCCTGAGTTTTATAGGGAATATTGGAACAAGCTTTCGGGAAGCCCTCCTAAAAACGTGGACCCAACTGTAGCAATTAGTGCCTGGGAGATGCTTGCAG AGGAAGGTGAAACGGAGGACCCGGCAGCCACTATTGAGGTTGTTCAGAACCTTATAGAACATCATAATGCCATATTTACAGATGCAAATGAGACAAATTGGAGATGA
- the LOC104449855 gene encoding hexose carrier protein HEX6, giving the protein MAGGFAVTSAAEGNYNGNITWFVILSCLMAAMGGVIFGYDIGISGGVTSMDSFLKRFFHEVYIKMNEDTEISNYCKFDSQLLTSFTSSLYIAGLFASFFASFVTRVFGRKPSMLIGGAAFLAGSALGGAAANVFMLILGRALLGVGVGFANQSVPLYLSEMAPPRYRGAFNNGFQFSIGIGALSANLINYGTQKIKGGWGWRVSLAMGAVPASILTLGALFLPETPNSLIQSHNGAEKAKSMLQLVRGTPSVQAELDDLVKANLNIQAIRQPFRTITQEKYRPQLVMAIVIPFFQQVTGINVIGFYAPVLFRAIGLGESASLMSAVVTGVIGCSSTFISMLIVDKLGRRTLFLVGGIQMLASQVMVGGIMAAKLGDHGGLSKGYAYVVLLSICIYVAGFGWSWGPLGWLVPSEIYPLEIRSAGQGITVAVSFVFTIAVAQTSLAMLCHLKSGIFFFFGGWVAVMTAFVYLLLPETKNIPIEQMDRVWREHWFWKRIVDQENETSSWKDHDPVSA; this is encoded by the exons ATGGCAGGGGGATTTGCAGTAACGAGTGCTGCGGAAGGGAACTACAACGGCAATATAACTTGGTTTGTCATACTGTCATGTCTGATGGCAGCCATGGGAGGTGTCATATTCGGCTATGACATTGGAATTTCAG GTGGAGTGACCTCAATGGATTCGTTTTTGAAGAGGTTCTTCCATGAAGTGTATATTAAGATGAATGAAGACACCGAGATCAGCAACTACTGCAAGTTCGATAGCCAATTATTGACCTCCTTCACTTCCTCCCTCTATATCGCTGGCCTCTTTGCTTCCTTTTTTGCATCTTTCGTCACTAGAGTTTTCGGACGCAAACCATCGATGTTGATAGGAGGAGCTGCATTCCTTGCCGGTTCAGCCCTTGGAGGTGCAGCTGCCAATGTTTTCATGCTTATCTTAGGCCGTGCTCTGCTTGGCGTTGGGGTCGGTTTTGCGAATCAG TCAGTTCCTCTTTATCTCTCGGAAATGGCACCACCAAGGTACAGAGGAGCTTTCAACAATGGCTTCCAATTTTCAATAGGAATTGGTGCACTGTCAGCTAACCTCATCAACTATGGAACTCAGAAGATCAAAGGCGGTTGGGGTTGGCGAGTTTCCCTTGCCATGGGTGCAGTCCCAGCCTCAATCCTAACACTCGGTGCGCTTTTCCTCCCAGAGACACCTAACAGCCTAATCCAAAGCCACAATGGAGCAGAAAAGGCCAAATCCATGCTGCAACTCGTGCGAGGAACGCCCAGCGTTCAGGCAGAGCTGGATGATCTCGTTAAAGCAAACTTAAACATACAAGCCATTCGCCAACCGTTTCGAACAATCACACAAGAGAAGTATAGGCCTCAACTGGTCATGGCAATTGTCATTCCATTCTTCCAACAAGTCACGGGAATCAACGTCATTGGGTTCTACGCGCCGGTCCTGTTCCGAGCCATCGGCCTGGGGGAAAGTGCATCACTCATGTCCGCAGTTGTGACTGGTGTCATTGGTTGCAGTTCGACCTTCATATCAATGCTCATAGTAGACAAGCTAGGCAGAAGAACATTGTTCCTTGTCGGGGGCATTCAGATGCTTGCGTCGCAAGTGATGGTCGGAGGAATAATGGCGGCTAAGCTAGGAGATCACGGTGGATTGAGCAAAGGGTACGCTTATGTGGTGTTGCTATCAATCTGCATCTATGTTGCTGGATTCGGCTGGTCCTGGGGGCCTCTAGGGTGGCTTGTTCCGAGCGAAATATACCCGCTGGAGATCCGATCAGCAGGGCAGGGTATTACGGTCGCAGTGAGCTTTGTCTTCACCATTGCAGTCGCTCAAACATCTTTAGCAATGCTGTGCCACTTGAAGTCAgggattttcttctttttcggggGATGGGTGGCTGTCATGACTGCATTCGTGTACCTTCTGCTGCCAGAGACCAAGAATATCCCCATCGAGCAAATGGATAGAGTTTGGAGGGAACACTGGTTTTGGAAGAGAATCGTGGACCAGGAGAATGAAACGAGTAGCTGGAAGGACCACGACCCAGTGTCGGCATGA
- the LOC104449863 gene encoding quinone oxidoreductase isoform X2, which yields MGMSSSFFPGLRVGRLQYRLPLLSGSPPSHLLPRHFLQSTLLLLPINSVGRSRAIRFPSLSTSPSAQSRSSVRAVATASASSEMVKAIRVHEFGGPEVLKWEDVEIGEPKEGEIRVKNKAVGINFIDVIFRKGVFKAPTMPFTPGMEAVGEVVAVGPGLTGRKVGDIVAYAGGAIGSYAEEQILPASKVVPVPPSIDPVIAASVMLKGMTARTLLRRCFKVENGHKILVHAAAGGVGSLLCQWANALGATVIGTVSTKEKAAQAKDDGCHHVIIYTEEDFVSRVKEITSGNGVDVVYDSVGKDTFQGSLECLKIRGYMVSFGQSSGNPDPVPLSALAPKSLFLARPSVMLYTSSRDELLEAAGEVFASVASGVLKVRVNHRYPLSEAAKAHADLESRKTSGSVVLIP from the exons ATGGGCATGTCCAGTAGCTTCTTCCCCGGCTTGCGAGTAGGACGCCTCCAGTATCGTCTCCCGTTGCTTTCAGGGTCGCCTCCATCTCATCTGCTTCCACGCCATTTTCTTCAATCcactctccttcttcttccgaTCAACAGCGTCGGCAG GAGCAGAGCCATCCGCTTTCCATCGCTCTCCACCTCTCCGTCGGCTCAAAGCAGATCGTCGGTGAGAGCGGTTGCCACCGCTTCAGCGTCCTCCGAAATGGTGAAAGCTATCAGAGTTCATGAGTTCGGTGGACCCGAG GTCTTAAAGTGGGAGGATGTGGAAATAGGTGAACCCAAGGAGGGAGAGATTCGCGTGAAGAACAAGGCCGTCGGGATCAACTTCATCGATGTAATTTTCCGTAAAGGGGTATTCAAGGCACCCACCATGCCCTTCACACCAG GCATGGAGGCTGTTGGTGAGGTAGTAGCTGTGGGACCTGGACTAACTGGAAGGAAAGTTGGAGATATTGTAGCCTATGCTGGCGGTGCAATTGGCTCATATGCTGAAGAACAAATTCTCCCAGCAAGTAAAGTTGTGCCCGTCCCTCCTTCTATTGATCCGGTTATTGCAGCATCAGTCATGCTGAAGGGCATGACAGCTCGAACACTCCTGCGCCGCTGCTTTAAG GTCGAGAATGGACACAAAATCCTAGTCCATGCTGCAGCTGGTGGAGTTGGATCCCTATTGTGCCAATGGGCTAATGCCCTCGGGGCAACTGTCATTGGTACTGTCTCAACTAAAGAAAAGGCAGCTCAAGCTAAGGATGATGGTTGTCATCATGTTATTATCTACACGGAAGAGGATTTTGTTTCTCGTGTTAAGGAGATTACGTCAGGAAATGGGGTTGATGTTGTCTATGACTCAGTAGGAAAGGACACATTTCAG GGATCCTTGGAATGCTTGAAGATTAGGGGCTACATGGTGAGCTTTGGGCAGTCCTCGGGAAACCCAGATCCAGTCCCATTGTCGGCTCTTGCGCCAAAGTCCCTCTTTTTGGCAAGGCCCAGCGTCATGCTTTACACCAGCAGTCGGGACGAGTTGCTGGAAGCTGCTGGAGAGGTATTTGCCAGTGTGGCCTCGGGTGTTTTAAAGGTTCGCGTGAATCACAGATACCCACTGTCCGAAGCGGCGAAGGCACATGCCGATCTTGAAAGCCGGAAGACATCTGGGTCAGTCGTGTTGATTCCGTAG
- the LOC104449846 gene encoding quinone oxidoreductase, producing MVKALRVHELGGPEVLKWEDVEMGEPKEGEIRVKNKAIGINFIDVYFRKGVYKAPTMPFTPGVEAVGEVVAVGPGPTGRKVGDIVAYAGGPMGSYAEEQILPASKVVPVPPSIDPLIAASVMAKGMTAQFLLHRCFKVEKGHTILVHAAAGGVGSLLCQWANALGATVIGTVSTKEKAAQAKDDGCHHVILYTEEDFVSHVKEITSGNGVDVVYDSVGKDTFQGSLECLKIRGYMVSFGQSSGTPDPVPLSALAPKSLFLTRPSLMQYTITRDELLGAAGEVFASVASGVLKVRVNHTYPLSEAAKAHADLEGRKTSGSVVLIP from the exons ATGGTGAAAGCTCTCAGGGTTCATGAGCTCGGTGGACCTGAG GTCTTAAAATGGGAGGATGTGGAAATGGGTGAACCCAAGGAGGGAGAGATTCGCGTGAAGAACAAAGCCATCGGGATCAACTTCATCGATGTTTATTTCCGTAAAGGGGTATACAAGGCACCCACCATGCCCTTCACACCAG GCGTGGAGGCTGTTGGTGAGGTAGTAGCTGTGGGACCTGGACCAACTGGAAGGAAAGTTGGAGATATCGTAGCCTATGCTGGCGGTCCAATGGGCTCATATGCTGAAGAGCAAATTCTCCCAGCAAGTAAAGTTGTGCCCGTTCCTCCTTCTATTGATCCACTTATTGCAGCATCAGTCATGGCAAAAGGCATGACGGCTCAATTTCTCCTCCACCGCTGCTTTAAG GTCGAGAAAGGACACACAATCCTAGTCCATGCTGCAGCTGGTGGAGTTGGATCACTATTGTGCCAATGGGCTAATGCCCTTGGGGCAACTGTCATTGGTACTGTCTCAACTAAAGAAAAGGCAGCTCAAGCTAAGGATGATGGTTGTCATCATGTTATTCTCTACACAGAAGAGGATTTTGTTTCTCATGTTAAGGAGATTACGTCAGGCAATGGGGTTGATGTTGTCTATGACTCAGTAGGAAAGGACACGTTTCAG GGATCCTTGGAATGCTTGAAGATTAGGGGCTACATGGTGAGCTTTGGGCAGTCCTCAGGAACCCCAGATCCAGTCCCATTGTCGGCTCTTGCGCCAAAGTCCCTCTTTTTGACTAGGCCTAGCCTCATGCAGTACACCATCACTCGGGACGAGTTGCTGGGAGCTGCTGGAGAGGTTTTTGCCAGCGTTGCCTCAGGTGTCTTAAAGGTTCGCGTGAATCACACATACCCACTGTCCGAAGCAGCGAAGGCACATGCTGATCTTGAAGGCAGGAAGACATCCGGGTCGGTCGTGTTGATTCCATAG
- the LOC104449863 gene encoding quinone oxidoreductase isoform X1: MGMSSSFFPGLRVGRLQYRLPLLSGSPPSHLLPRHFLQSTLLLLPINSVGRSRAIRFTSLSTSPSAQGRSSVRAVATASASSEMVKAIRVHELGGPEVLKWEDVEIGEPKEGEIRVKNKAIGINFIDVYFRKGVYKAPTMPFTPGMEAVGEVVAVGPGLTGRKVGDIVAYAGGPMGSYAEEQILPASKVVPVPPSIGPVIAASVMLKGMTAQFLLRRCFKVENGHTILVQAAAGGVGSLLCQWANSLGATVIGTVSTKEKAAQAKDDGCHHVIIYKEEDFVSRVKEITSGNGVDVVYDSVGKDTFQGSLECLKIRGYMVNFGQSSGTPDPVPLSALAPKSLFLTRPSLMQYTITRDELLEAAGEVFASVASGVLKVRVNHTYPLSEAAKAHADLESRKTSGSVVLIP; encoded by the exons ATGGGCATGTCCAGTAGCTTCTTCCCCGGCTTGCGAGTAGGACGCCTCCAGTATCGTCTCCCGTTGCTTTCAGGGTCGCCTCCATCTCATCTGCTTCCACGCCATTTTCTTCAATCcactctccttcttcttccgaTCAACAGCGTCGGCAGGAGCAGAGCCATCCGCTTTACATCGCTCTCCACCTCTCCGTCGGCTCAAGGCAGATCGTCGGTGAGAGCGGTTGCCACCGCTTCAGCGTCCTCCGAAATGGTGAAAGCTATCAGAGTTCATGAGCTCGGTGGACCCGAG GTCTTAAAGTGGGAGGATGTGGAAATAGGGGAACCCAAGGAGGGAGAGATTCGCGTGAAGAACAAAGCCATCGGGATCAACTTCATCGATGTTTATTTCCGTAAAGGGGTATACAAGGCACCCACCATGCCCTTCACACCAG GCATGGAGGCTGTTGGTGAGGTAGTAGCTGTGGGACCTGGACTAACTGGAAGGAAAGTTGGAGATATTGTAGCCTATGCTGGCGGTCCAATGGGCTCATATGCTGAAGAGCAAATTCTCCCAGCAAGTAAAGTTGTGCCCGTCCCTCCTTCCATTGGTCCAGTTATTGCAGCATCAGTCATGCTGAAGGGCATGACAGCTCAATTTCTCCTGCGTCGCTGCTTTAAG GTTGAGAATGGACACACAATCCTTGTCCAAGCTGCAGCTGGTGGAGTTGGATCCCTATTGTGCCAATGGGCTAATTCCCTTGGGGCAACTGTCATTGGTACTGTGTCAACTAAAGAAAAGGCAGCTCAAGCTAAGGATGATGGTTGTCATCATGTTATTATCTACAAGGAAGAGGATTTTGTTTCTCGTGTTAAGGAGATTACATCGGGCAATGGGGTTGATGTTGTCTATGACTCAGTAGGAAAAGACACGTTTCAG GGATCCTTGGAATGCTTGAAGATTAGGGGCTACATGGTGAACTTTGGGCAGTCCTCGGGAACCCCTGATCCAGTCCCATTGTCGGCTCTTGCGCCAAAGTCCCTCTTTTTGACAAGGCCTAGCCTCATGCAGTACACCATCACTCGGGACGAGTTGCTGGAAGCTGCTGGAGAGGTATTTGCCAGTGTGGCCTCGGGTGTTTTAAAGGTTCGCGTGAATCACACATACCCACTGTCCGAAGCAGCGAAGGCACATGCCGATCTTGAAAGCCGGAAGACATCTGGGTCGGTCGTGTTGATTCCATAG